The genomic segment CAGGAGTGGGATGTACTTTAGTTGGCGCAATGGAAGATACCGTTGCACGTAGATGCAAATGAATGTGAGGTAGAAAATGGTGTCCACCAATGTCTAGCCTAAAGTTCCCCAACCCAAGTTGTCCCTGTGCACTGTATTGTAATATTGGCCAATGCCTTCCAAGCACTTCTGTAAAAAGTTTCCCTCAAAATGAGAGCAATTTAACATTGCATGTGAAAACCAAGCATTAAAAATGCAACTTGGAGGGTGCAGGACCTTGGACTTGTAGCAAGCATGCAATTTGTATGTTGCAGCTTAAATAGAATTCTTTAACACTAAATTGCCAATGAGGCAATTTAGTGTGATTTCATTTAAAAAGGTAATTTGTTTTACTATAATCCCACTGTAACCAACTACAAAAGTTATTAACAAATGTGTTATAGAAATGTTTGCTTATGCTTTTACTGTTTCTTGATCTATAAAAGGCACTTAACAAgaaatgtactattgtaaagaaATGTATCTTGTCTCCTGTTTTTCCAGAAACTGCTCATCACTTTGATCTTTTACATCCACAAGGAACACAAACAAGTTTTGAAAATGCTGATAAGATTTATTGCAATTACAAGAGGTTAAACACTAACAGCTGCTCTTTGTGCAGTGAAAGAGAATAAAAGAACAAACTGAAACAAGGGATGGAATGCAGTTGAAATTGATTTAAATCCCTTTTATCCATCTAACccatatcctcctctccctcctcttcaaaCTCGCCCTCCTCCTCGGCAGTGGCATCCTGGTACTGCTGGTACTCAGACACCAGGTCGTTCATGTTGCTCTCGGCCTCGGTGAACTCCATCTCGTCCATGCCCTCTCCGGTGTACCAGTGCAGGAAGGCCTTGCGGCGGAACATGGCTGTGAACTGCTCAGAGATGCGCTTAAACAGCTCCTGGATAGCCGTGCTGTTCCCGATGAAGGTAGCGGCCATCTTGAGGCCGCGGGGTGGGATGTCGCAGACTGCGGTCTTGACATTGTTGGGGATCCATTCGACGAAGTAGCTGCTGTTCTTGTTCTGCACGTTCAGCATCTGCTCGTCCACCTCTTTCATGGACATGCGGCCACGGAAGATAGCGGCCACGGTGAGGTAACGGCCGTGGCGGGGGTCGCAGGCGGCCATCATGTTCTTGGCATCGAACATCTGCTGGGTGAGTTCAGGCACCGTCAGCGCTCTGTACTGCTGGCTACCTCTGCTGGTGAGGGGGGCAAAGCCTGGCATGAAGAAATGCAAGCGGGGGAATGGGACCATGTTGACAGCTAGCTTACGTAGGTCGGCGTTGAGCTGGCCGGGGAAGCGCAGGCAGGTGGTGACACCACTCATGGTGGCTGACACCAGGTGGTTGAGATCCCCGTAAGTGGGAGTCGTCAGCTTCAGGGTGCGAAAGCAGATGTCGTACAAGGCCTCGTTGTCGATGCAATAAGTCTCGTCAGTGTTCTCCACTAGCTGATGCACAGACAGGGTGGCATTGTAGGGCTCCACCACGGTGTCTGACACTTTAGGGGAGGGCACCACACTGAAGGTGTTCATGATGCGGTCAGGGTACTCCTCACGGATCTTGCTAATCAACAGGGTACCCATGCCAGAGCCCGTGCCGCCTCCAAGGGAGTGGGTGAGCTGGAAACCCTGAAGACAGTCGCAGCTCTCGGCTTCCTTTCTCACCACATCCAGGACAGAGTCTACCAGCTCTGCTCCCTCAGTGTAATGGCCCTTTGCCCAGTTGTTACCTGCACCACTCTGTCCTTTAAACAACAAAAAGTAACGCAATGAGATGTAGGCTAGGCATATTACTATGGTAAGGCAAAATTAATTTGCAATTTCAAAGCATTTGCTCACCAAAGACAAAGTTGTCCGGTCTGAATATTTGGCCAAATGGTCCAGAGCGGACAGAGTCCATCGTGCCAGGCTCCAGATCAACTAGAATGGCACGAGGAACATACTTGCCACCTGAAATAAATTAACATATACATTATGGGTCAGTAGCTAAtttgtgacagattttcatgcaaatattgtaAAATCTGCATTAAgaaaatatgcgcattttcccaccagtggtaagtttccaccaaactgacttgttgcggataaaaatCAGTGTGATAACAGTGCACAAACACTTATTCACTAAAGTTTTCATatacccattttttttttttaagttcaatgcgtttccatcgcattttcaactctaccgatagtttAGTCAAACTGTTGCAATAAATAGCAACTGttcctactctggtcttggtacatgcactctagccaacagcttgcagatacagtgcgggtaggctagtctacatgatgagatttatggataagagtgagaatatttgtatttgtcaaacagcagtcaagcatcaAGTCACAGAATTAGACCCtctttattggaaaggagcatcaagatctcATCTGTTGTCTAAAACGGCATTGTTTCTCTGAGTCGGAGACCACACACACCATgttgcgtgactccaagtttacgtcGATATCTGGTTAAGGCCTTTGCAGACAACGATTTTAGCCGTCTTATGCCACTATTCTAACATCCAGAGAAAACGTCCACATCGTGGGCAAATTCTTAGGTTGTAAACTATTGTCGGATGTCTTGGCtcattcagtgtgacagggtctaggtctgctgaTTTTAAGTACCGCTTCATGCGGTCTGACAAAGTTCTAGCAGTGTCTGAATTTTTGGGGTCTTtatcgtgtagtgtgtgtgtggcaggtgtTATGAGCCGATCCTGGTGACTGACCAACAGGAACACGGTTGGCACTGAGTATGCGCACAATAATACAATTATTGTGAATATTTAGATGAATATAATAGTTCAATTTAAACATTCAGCCTACATGCTGTGCAAGAACTATTTCCATAATCTTTTTTACATGAAAGAATAATCTGAACGGATTTCAGACCTGAGTTTGGACATGAGGTTTATGTGAAAACTATTTCACTGACGCATAAACAGAGGCTTGagctgctgccacatgcccagaTCAAAATATATAATAAACCGCTGCAGTTGATTGCAAGCCAATTCCAGAATGTGACTACAGAACAGAAGCATATCCTACAATCTGGACAGGTTGATATCAATATTTTAATTTGTTAACATCACACAGTGTGACAATGTGAATCTTAAAAGACTGAAGCCTTTAGTTAAAGAGAACACagcttcattttttttttttttagaagacTTGACACTACTACCAGCGAAAATACACTTTAAAATCACTAGCTACTTAATGTTTTATATTTATTCAAAATGTCACAATTTAGTTAGCTACCGTTGTACATGGAGGATCCTTTCCAGTTAGTTACCTGTTGCCTCATTGTAGTACACATTGATTCTCTCAAGCTGCAGATCGCTATCACCATGGTAAGTGCCAGTTGGGTCTATTCCATGCTCATCACTGATAACCTCCCAAAACTGCAAAAGTATGATGGAGTGGTTAGTGGCACGTCGGCGGGTAAAAGTTACTCATAGCAttatagctagcaagctaaagtTAGGTGCCGAGCAGCCATCGACAATTGACCAAATTTTACTCTTCAGATCAACCAAACATTTCAGATAACCAAAGCTAGCGTTAGATAGCTAACTAACAAATCGCAAATACTTTATTTTGGACTTATCTTATGAGCAGGCTAGCGAcacaaagttagctagctaacgtttacGTTAATTATTTTGAAAAATGCAACTCGTTtgcaatacattttaataaaataaagtGCCCTTACCTTGGCACCGATCTGATTTCCACATTGACCGGCCTGCAGATGAACAATCTCCCTCATGTTAAAATCGAGTTGACGTGTAAATTAATAAAGATCACTTGTAAACATCTGACAATAACTTGAATCTTTACTCCGCGCCTTTTTTCGACACGTCTGAAGTCGAGCGAGCTGTTgaaagagagggaaaataaagcttcagcgcacgtgacaaatttGTCTTTGCATGCATTCCATTGGCTAAATCACATCATTATCATACAAAGCAATACATGcttggg from the Salmo salar chromosome ssa17, Ssal_v3.1, whole genome shotgun sequence genome contains:
- the LOC106575097 gene encoding tubulin beta-4B chain, with amino-acid sequence MREIVHLQAGQCGNQIGAKFWEVISDEHGIDPTGTYHGDSDLQLERINVYYNEATGGKYVPRAILVDLEPGTMDSVRSGPFGQIFRPDNFVFGQSGAGNNWAKGHYTEGAELVDSVLDVVRKEAESCDCLQGFQLTHSLGGGTGSGMGTLLISKIREEYPDRIMNTFSVVPSPKVSDTVVEPYNATLSVHQLVENTDETYCIDNEALYDICFRTLKLTTPTYGDLNHLVSATMSGVTTCLRFPGQLNADLRKLAVNMVPFPRLHFFMPGFAPLTSRGSQQYRALTVPELTQQMFDAKNMMAACDPRHGRYLTVAAIFRGRMSMKEVDEQMLNVQNKNSSYFVEWIPNNVKTAVCDIPPRGLKMAATFIGNSTAIQELFKRISEQFTAMFRRKAFLHWYTGEGMDEMEFTEAESNMNDLVSEYQQYQDATAEEEGEFEEEGEEDMG